In a single window of the Desulfovibrio mangrovi genome:
- the clpP gene encoding ATP-dependent Clp endopeptidase proteolytic subunit ClpP, translated as MCFPLLLNVSHPYQESEMAVPIVIESTGRSERAYDIYSRLLKDRIILLGTPIDDYVASLICAQLLFLESENPEKEIYLYINSPGGAVTAGMAIYDTMQYISSPVATLCMGQAASMGALLLSAGEKGMRYALPNSRIMIHQPLGGYQGQATDIEIHTREILRMKDSLNGILAKHTGQPIEKIAEHTERDYFMGPESAKEFGLIDRILTSRREVMEE; from the coding sequence ATCTGCTTTCCTCTTCTTCTCAACGTATCGCATCCCTATCAGGAGTCAGAAATGGCAGTGCCAATTGTCATTGAATCTACCGGCCGCTCTGAGCGCGCCTATGATATCTATTCCCGTCTGCTCAAGGACCGTATCATTCTGCTGGGCACCCCCATCGACGATTACGTGGCTTCGCTCATCTGCGCGCAGCTGCTTTTCCTTGAGTCGGAGAATCCAGAGAAGGAAATCTATCTCTATATCAATTCCCCCGGTGGTGCTGTAACGGCCGGCATGGCCATTTATGATACCATGCAGTACATTTCCTCGCCTGTAGCCACCCTGTGCATGGGGCAGGCCGCAAGCATGGGCGCGCTGCTGCTTTCCGCCGGTGAAAAGGGCATGCGCTATGCGCTGCCCAACAGCCGCATCATGATTCACCAGCCTCTGGGCGGGTATCAGGGGCAGGCTACCGACATTGAGATTCACACCCGTGAAATTCTGCGCATGAAGGATTCCCTGAACGGAATTCTTGCAAAACATACCGGACAGCCCATCGAAAAGATTGCCGAGCACACTGAACGTGATTATTTCATGGGACCCGAGAGCGCCAAGGAGTTTGGCCTCATTGACCGCATCCTCACTTCCCGTCGTGAAGTGATGGAAGAGTAA
- the tig gene encoding trigger factor: MEYTVEDLSPVKKKVSVTVPVDEVNASLSATIAMYRTSVDLKGFRKGKVPSSVIEGRFKKEVYSEATQDLVNVHINEIIGELNANPVSRIDFDGGELVRDEEFKYSLSFEVLPEFELPNYEGMEVEMEKVMVKEDEVDEVLNRIRTNMAEIVPLAENRPAKDGEIAVIDFAAYENGEPIEGIAAENFQMSLGDKQALEDFENLVKTVAPGETKEGDVTFPEDFINPDFAGKTVSMKVTVHSIQERKLPELDDEMARKAGGFESVEKMRDAVVQSYKQSRGQLCKSQAQTTMLDGLMKTVDYPLPESMVEMYLDNLLQDQKIKVERQGKAIESLGKTPDELRADMRPEAERIAKTQIFLVAAARKEGVEVSEQEVDMQLQQMAMKTGQDFRSIKDYYMQNNLIFGLRDRMLADKAMDAIFEKANVVEVEPKDLKADA, translated from the coding sequence ATGGAATATACCGTTGAAGACCTTTCCCCGGTAAAGAAGAAGGTTTCCGTCACCGTTCCGGTTGACGAAGTGAATGCATCCCTTTCTGCAACCATCGCCATGTACCGTACCAGCGTGGACCTGAAGGGGTTCCGCAAGGGCAAGGTGCCGTCCAGCGTGATCGAAGGACGTTTCAAGAAGGAAGTATATTCCGAGGCGACTCAGGATCTCGTGAACGTTCACATCAATGAAATCATTGGTGAACTGAACGCAAACCCTGTTTCCCGCATCGACTTCGACGGCGGCGAGCTGGTTCGCGACGAAGAGTTCAAGTACTCCCTGTCCTTTGAAGTGCTGCCCGAATTCGAGCTGCCCAACTACGAAGGCATGGAAGTGGAAATGGAAAAGGTCATGGTCAAGGAAGATGAAGTTGACGAAGTGCTCAACCGCATCCGTACCAACATGGCCGAAATCGTTCCGCTTGCTGAAAACCGTCCCGCCAAGGACGGCGAAATTGCCGTGATTGACTTCGCCGCTTATGAGAACGGTGAACCCATCGAAGGCATTGCAGCTGAAAACTTCCAGATGTCCCTCGGCGACAAGCAGGCCCTGGAAGATTTCGAAAACCTCGTGAAGACCGTTGCTCCTGGTGAAACCAAGGAAGGCGACGTGACCTTCCCCGAAGATTTCATCAATCCTGACTTCGCAGGCAAGACCGTCAGCATGAAGGTGACCGTGCACTCCATTCAGGAGCGCAAGCTGCCTGAACTGGATGACGAAATGGCTCGCAAGGCCGGCGGCTTTGAATCTGTTGAAAAGATGCGCGACGCCGTTGTGCAGTCCTACAAGCAGAGCCGCGGCCAGCTGTGCAAGTCTCAGGCTCAGACCACCATGCTGGATGGCCTGATGAAGACCGTTGATTACCCCCTGCCCGAGTCCATGGTGGAAATGTACCTGGACAACCTGCTGCAGGACCAGAAGATCAAGGTTGAGCGTCAGGGCAAGGCCATCGAATCTCTCGGCAAGACTCCCGACGAACTGCGTGCAGATATGCGCCCCGAAGCTGAGCGCATTGCCAAGACCCAGATCTTCCTCGTAGCCGCCGCCCGCAAGGAAGGCGTGGAAGTGAGCGAGCAGGAAGTGGACATGCAGCTCCAGCAGATGGCCATGAAGACCGGTCAGGACTTCCGCTCCATCAAGGATTACTACATGCAGAACAACCTGATCTTTGGTCTGCGTGACCGCATGCTGGCTGACAAGGCCATGGACGCCATCTTCGAGAAGGCCAATGTGGTCGAAGTTGAGCCCAAGGATCTCAAAGCCGACGCATAA